A genome region from Megalobrama amblycephala isolate DHTTF-2021 linkage group LG16, ASM1881202v1, whole genome shotgun sequence includes the following:
- the LOC125249206 gene encoding HMG domain-containing protein 3-like isoform X4: MNVFKKGSCPVISRCTRCCSQYHCPFCEMYKTTSQLSIDNHVENHLKLAVHHDGISTYYKVCSNCSMMYRYQEFTDGIHNFNDHLLLSLHLCVILRNALQNHTAVSRVMSILEATAKAKFPSKDTVLHAYLHFEALSSHVYSYTCINCGYYPKVVIMDLHKKGVFSIPFSEIATPPSDFKGDTNIVSFWESVTMEMIGRGFLSSGRKNPFVVCPSYDCWAPWIGPNTRKSDIVLNTEHAKLQKTKSCDVPDLDVTEERLGDELFNLKVDAVRKLCKECGLDTKGSRMDLVLRLRTEMQNRSAYDKIFQQIWGASGGWAVITCPCGIVYSIKFNIRAESPRDFADLLLSWKHFPNVVIYDFARGLAAHVNLREADSLPFSPHEGRLAEPTTANIQLAKEGKLKVNLPWLKNKKENEDTNCHPLTGSSEHYALYDRFHEFNTKDPRDALRRIQVVPELCGWVNTQTAEQLFAAMRKNNYFLNMLTPSGHTFLMRNIIHHYNTAQNKNMEDSLRKVVSPSDQLTFNGYGQIVLGTTPQSLNDSERHTCDITQIDQVHYPSQGSVIDMTALQNVQPNRACWMHPQSSDQIKMIKNALNEKESQQQFLAQVGATILVRSDFITLGHPNDVEGTILNACLSMVRDIADLKNIKVHCFSSYVTVTWLPPLCADPSANLPDHIAECDFILLPSWASNHWMICVSLLCLNYQFSLMQVTLRYFDITNSCVFQESFNRTSFTDHETKKQRDVFA; this comes from the exons ATGAATGTCTTTAAAAAGGGCAGTTGTCCAGTAATTTCAAGGTGCACACGGTGCTGTAGCCAGTACCACTGCCCTTTTTGTGAGATGTACAAAACCACATCACAACTATCCATTGATAACCATGTAGAGAATCATCTAAAATTGGCAGTACATCATGATG GAATTTCAACTTACTACAAAGTATGTAGCAACTGCAGCATGATGTACAGGTACCAGGAATTCACTGATGGTATCCATAACTTCAATGACCATCTTCTGCTCTCTCTTCACTTGTGTGTAATTCTCCGCAATGCTCTTCAG AATCACACTGCTGTTAGCAGAGTAATGAGCATACTTGAAGCTACTGCTAAAGCAAAATTCCCCAGCAAAGACACAGTGCTCCATGCTTACCTCCACTTTGAAGCCTTGAGCAGCCATGTTTATTCTTACACCTGCATCAATTGTGGTTATTACCCCAAAGTGGTGATTATGGATCTCCACAAGAAAGGTGTCTTCAGTATTCCTT TCAGTGAAATAGCCACACCACCATCAGATTTCAAGGGTGATACAAACATTGTCTCTTTTTGGGAATCCGTAACGATGGAGATGATTGGCCGGGGATTTCTTTCAA GTGGCAGGAAAAATCCCTTTGTAGTTTGCCCAAGTTATGATTGTTGGGCTCCTTGGATTGGCCCTAATACCCGAAAGTCAGACATTGTTCTAAACACTGAGCatgcaaaactgcaaaaaacTAAGTCCTGTGATGTTCCAGATCTTGACGTCACAGAGGAAAGGTTAGGTGATGAGCTCTTTAATCTTAAG GTTGATGCAGTGAGGAAGCTGTGCAAAGAATGTGGATTGGACACAAAGGGATCAAGGATGGATCTTGTGTTACGTTTGCGAACAGAGATGCAAAACCGTTCTGCGTACGACAAAATCTTCCAGCAGATTTGGGGTGCTTCTG GTGGCTGGGCAGTCATTACATGTCCATGTGGAATAGTGTATTCCATCAAATTCAACATAAGAGCAGAATCTCCCAGAGACTTTGCGGACTTGCTGCTGAGTTGGAAGCACTTTCCTAATGTTGTAATATACGACTTTGCTAGAGGACTTGCAGCACACGTAAATCTTCGTGAAGCAGATTCTCTACCTTTCAGTCCCCATGAAGGAAGACTTGCTGAACCAACTACAGCAAATATCCAGCTAGCAAAGGAAGGCAAGCTCAAAGTTAATCTACCATGGTTGAAAAATAAGAAGGAGAATGAGGATACCAACTGCCATCCTTTGACAGGATCATCAGAGCATTATGCTTTGTATGACAGATTCCATGAATTCAACACCAAAGACCCAAGAGATGCTCTTAGAAGAATCCAAGTAGTCCCAGAACTTTGTGGATGGGTAAATACTCAAACCGCAGAGCAACTTTTTGCTGCAATGCGCAAAAACAATTATTTCCTGAACATGCTCACGCCATCAGGACACACATTTTTGATGCGCAACATCATTCACCATTATAACACAGCACAGAATAAGAACATGGAGGACAGCCTAAGAAAAGTTGTATCACCAAGTGATCAGTTAACCTTCAATGGTTATGGTCAGATAGTACTTg GTACAACTCCACAGTCCCTAAATGATAGTGAGAGACACACCTGTGATATTACACAAATAGAccaagtacact ACCCCAGCCAAGGTTCAGTGATTGACATGACAGCCCTACAAAATGTGCAGCCAAACAGGGCATGCTGGATGCATCCACAAAGCAGTGACCAAATAAAGATG ataaaaaatgctttaaatgaaAAGGAATCACAACAACAATTTTTGGCTCAAGTAGGAGCAACAATTCTGGTCAGATCAGATTTTATTACCTTGGGACATCCAAATGATGTTGAAGGGACT ATTTTGAATGCCTGCCTTTCAATGGTCAGAGATATTGCTGACTTAAAG AACATAAAGGTCCATTGTTTTAGCTCGTATGTGACAGTGACATGGTTGCCACCATTGTGTGCAGACCCTTCAGCTAACTTACCT GACCATATAGCAGAATGTGACTTCATCTTACTTCCTTCCTGGGCATCAAACCATTGGATGATATGTGTAAGTCTATTGTGTTTAAATTATCAGTTCTCCTTAATGCAAGTAACACTGAGATATTTTGACATAACTAACAGTTGTGTCTTCCAAGAATCATTTAATAGAACCAGTTTTACAGATCATGAAACCAAAAAGCAGAGAGATGTATTTGCTTGA